Proteins found in one Planctomycetes bacterium MalM25 genomic segment:
- a CDS encoding outer membrane porin HofQ, producing MNATRKWALAALVALTSAPTLAQQSGGTEGSQAPRSLPPTNASAVGQRYALTPPSQAKPDAPKAVVGRLLAEARTAMKAGDRSRAEKLVARASQMGVPATAFSPTEDSPSKLALELRQPARRYDPAVMNAGAELSQLGSGVEQALHLPESDGSFTRPAAALVGPSLSQRGPTRVAQLPQTSEQVYAAPADKPAAVMLAEGEQSLREGDLDGALQSFRAAAARGGLDASGQSRLDNHLRMLTQASGATPPPAASPAIDATMLDAANDEQQVLARQLVTAVGQAQVESRQIRETEPRRALEMLQKVRTQVENSGVSQQYRDQLVRRLSTTIGDTERYIENNKAQIELDETNAAILADIDRENAADLHRQAKVQELVEQYNDLMEEQRVEEAEVIVKRLREIAPNDPLTKQIWTFSKFARRNIINDGIRDRKEETGWRMGIEPDEAMAHNIGDGHEMDYGPDWVDIAGKRPGFNDGNGRMSPREQEIERRLETPVQMNYTDRPLAEVMDSLSRMAGVDIYLDPRGLNEEGVSTDTPVTLNLNDEISLKSALNLILSQFDLAYVIRDEVLKITSTSLRDGEVFADTYYVADLVIPIPNFLPSNNIGLQGMINDALAVTGYGGGGIGAPGPIALVNNGPGGAGNPDVLAQNFAPSGLGGSSPTSGGTGPGGLGGAASADFESLIELITATVAADTWAENGGGEAEIRPFPTNLSLVVSQTQSVHEEIADLLEQLRRLQDLQVTIEVRFIRLSDDFFERIGIDFDMNINDRILGTDEIVQTNGGAFTQEVVPGDIGRTRSGATVGVQAPIVGDLATVTADLDLPFRQGSFPVAQPTLGGFNPASAATFGFAILSDIEAYFLINAAQGDSRTNVLNAPKVTLFNGQQAFVSDVSESPFVISVVPVVGEFAAAQQPVIVVLSEGTMMSIQAVVSEDRRYVRLTVVPFFSEIGDIDTFTFDGTTTTDASSSASSTDSDDDGTNEAANNAQQQQIVTAGTTVQLPTFQFVSVTTTVSVPDGGTVLLGGIKRLAEGREEFGVPLLSKLPYINRLFRNVGIGRETDSLMMMVTPRIIIQEEEEERLGLAGP from the coding sequence TTGAACGCGACACGGAAATGGGCCCTGGCGGCCCTGGTGGCCCTCACCTCGGCCCCAACACTCGCCCAACAGTCCGGTGGAACGGAGGGTTCGCAGGCCCCCCGTTCCCTGCCCCCAACCAACGCCTCGGCGGTCGGTCAGCGTTACGCGCTGACGCCACCGTCCCAGGCCAAGCCCGACGCCCCGAAGGCGGTCGTCGGGCGGTTGCTCGCCGAGGCCCGCACCGCGATGAAGGCGGGCGACCGGTCACGCGCCGAGAAACTCGTCGCCCGGGCCAGCCAAATGGGCGTGCCCGCGACGGCGTTCTCGCCCACCGAGGACAGCCCGTCGAAACTCGCCCTGGAGCTCCGCCAACCCGCGCGTCGGTACGACCCGGCCGTGATGAATGCGGGCGCCGAGCTGTCGCAGCTCGGTTCGGGTGTTGAGCAGGCGTTGCACCTGCCCGAGTCGGACGGATCGTTCACGCGGCCCGCGGCCGCCCTGGTCGGCCCGAGCCTCTCGCAACGCGGCCCGACCCGCGTCGCCCAATTGCCTCAGACTTCCGAGCAAGTCTACGCCGCCCCGGCCGACAAGCCGGCGGCCGTGATGCTCGCCGAGGGTGAGCAGAGCCTCCGCGAAGGCGACCTCGACGGCGCCCTCCAGAGCTTCCGTGCGGCGGCCGCCCGCGGCGGCCTGGACGCCAGCGGCCAGTCGCGTCTGGACAACCACCTGCGGATGCTCACTCAGGCCTCGGGCGCGACGCCGCCGCCGGCCGCCTCGCCGGCGATCGACGCCACGATGCTCGACGCCGCCAACGACGAGCAGCAAGTGCTCGCCCGTCAGCTGGTGACCGCCGTCGGCCAGGCTCAGGTCGAGTCGCGGCAGATCCGCGAGACCGAGCCCCGCCGGGCGTTGGAGATGCTCCAGAAGGTCCGCACGCAGGTCGAGAACTCGGGCGTCAGCCAGCAGTACCGCGATCAGCTGGTCCGCCGGCTGAGCACGACGATCGGCGACACCGAGCGTTACATCGAGAACAACAAGGCTCAGATCGAGCTCGACGAGACGAACGCCGCCATCCTGGCGGACATCGACCGCGAGAACGCCGCGGATCTGCACCGCCAAGCGAAGGTGCAGGAGCTCGTTGAGCAGTACAACGACCTCATGGAAGAGCAGCGAGTCGAAGAGGCCGAAGTCATCGTAAAACGACTCCGGGAAATCGCTCCGAATGACCCGCTGACCAAGCAGATCTGGACCTTCTCCAAGTTCGCTCGCCGGAACATTATCAACGACGGCATTCGCGATCGAAAAGAAGAGACCGGTTGGCGGATGGGCATCGAGCCCGACGAAGCGATGGCTCACAACATCGGCGACGGTCACGAAATGGACTACGGTCCTGATTGGGTTGACATCGCCGGCAAACGCCCGGGCTTTAACGACGGCAACGGCCGGATGTCGCCGCGCGAGCAGGAGATCGAGCGTCGCCTCGAGACTCCGGTCCAGATGAACTACACCGACCGCCCGCTGGCGGAGGTGATGGACAGCCTGTCGCGGATGGCGGGCGTGGACATCTACCTCGACCCGCGTGGCCTGAACGAAGAGGGCGTCTCGACTGACACGCCGGTCACGCTCAACCTGAACGACGAGATCAGTCTCAAGAGCGCGCTGAACCTGATCCTCTCGCAGTTCGACCTGGCCTACGTGATCCGGGACGAGGTGCTCAAGATCACGAGCACGTCGCTGCGTGACGGCGAGGTCTTTGCGGACACGTACTACGTCGCGGACCTCGTGATCCCGATCCCCAACTTCCTGCCGAGCAACAACATCGGCCTGCAGGGGATGATCAACGACGCGTTGGCCGTCACCGGCTACGGCGGCGGCGGGATTGGGGCCCCGGGACCGATCGCCCTGGTGAACAACGGACCGGGGGGCGCAGGCAACCCGGACGTCCTCGCGCAGAACTTCGCCCCCAGCGGGCTGGGCGGCTCCAGCCCGACCTCGGGCGGGACGGGTCCCGGCGGGTTGGGCGGCGCCGCCTCGGCGGACTTCGAGTCGCTCATCGAGCTGATCACCGCCACTGTGGCGGCCGACACCTGGGCGGAGAACGGCGGCGGCGAGGCGGAGATCCGCCCCTTCCCGACGAACCTCAGCCTGGTCGTCAGCCAGACGCAGAGCGTGCACGAAGAGATCGCCGACCTGCTGGAGCAGCTCCGCCGCCTGCAAGACTTGCAGGTGACGATCGAGGTCCGCTTCATCCGCTTGAGCGATGACTTCTTCGAGCGGATCGGCATCGACTTCGACATGAACATCAACGACCGCATCCTGGGCACCGACGAGATCGTTCAGACGAACGGCGGCGCCTTCACGCAAGAGGTCGTGCCGGGCGACATCGGCCGCACGCGCAGCGGCGCCACGGTCGGCGTCCAGGCCCCGATCGTGGGCGACCTGGCGACGGTGACCGCGGACCTCGACCTGCCGTTCAGGCAGGGCAGCTTCCCGGTCGCGCAGCCGACCCTCGGCGGGTTCAACCCGGCCTCGGCGGCGACCTTCGGGTTCGCCATCCTGAGCGACATCGAGGCGTACTTCCTGATCAACGCCGCCCAAGGGGACTCGCGCACCAACGTGCTCAACGCCCCGAAGGTGACGCTGTTCAACGGTCAGCAGGCGTTCGTCTCGGACGTTTCCGAGTCGCCGTTCGTGATCAGCGTGGTCCCGGTCGTCGGCGAGTTCGCCGCCGCCCAGCAACCGGTCATCGTGGTCCTCTCCGAGGGGACGATGATGTCGATCCAGGCGGTCGTCTCCGAGGACCGACGCTACGTCCGCCTGACGGTCGTGCCGTTCTTCAGCGAGATCGGTGATATCGACACCTTCACGTTCGACGGCACCACCACGACCGACGCCAGCTCCTCGGCGAGCAGCACGGATTCGGACGATGACGGCACCAACGAAGCGGCCAACAACGCGCAGCAGCAGCAGATCGTCACCGCCGGCACGACGGTGCAGCTGCCGACCTTCCAGTTCGTTTCGGTGACCACCACGGTCAGCGTGCCCGACGGCGGCACCGTGCTGCTAGGAGGCATCAAACGACTGGCCGAGGGCCGTGAGGAGTTCGGCGTGCCGCTGCTCTCCAAGCTCCCCTACATCAACCGCCTGTTCCGCAACGTCGGCATCGGACGCGAGACCGACAGCCTGATGATGATGGTCACGCCACGCATCATCATCCAGGAGGAAGAGGAGGAGCGTCTCGGCCTGGCCGGTCCGTGA
- the actP gene encoding Cation/acetate symporter ActP, translating into MIYELSLLAIAIFAAFVALTLGISFYLGRNANSSEGYFAAHGQIPWFVNGVAFAGDYLSAASFLGICGMIAFYGYDGFLYSIGYLAGWIVALFVVAEPMRRLGKFTFADALNSRFQSRGIKIVAGVSTLAVSVFYLIPQMVGAGVLVQPLLGLPHWAGVVLVGVVVMLIVVTAGMVSTTWVQFLKGTLLVVFSAVLTWIVLNRGLEATATSADGADGFRVLGPLPALENEGDSIGVPARDLPGLEGETVLPPDGGWSGSKYVRTRNTTTGRVTAWRSRTDAEGRRWFDEAQVETRTDDGRTLIDGLPKGKQEGEAQLRPIGSISRLPDGAERTGPLGPLEFFRTLGDSEVRLWRSEKIAEADGGVSTVYYPKPTPGSQILRPGEHPKFAGIRAGSDGVSNKQGWLGRLNFLSLMLALFGGTASLPHILIRYYTVKDEAAARKSTIVGIACIGFFYVLTLYLGLGAMTSGAMDPTDSNMAAPLLARSVGETLFAIISAIAFTTVLGTVSGLILASAGAVTHDLIDSFRAEPLSDAKKVAVAKGASVVVGVVAVALGILFKGMNVSYLVGWAFSVAASANLPSLVMLLFWPRVTKQGIIASVAVGMVSSLAWILLSADTYSKVYGLPAADAPMPFSQPGLVTIPLGFLTLVLVSLMTAPHEEPVAIHAPEAE; encoded by the coding sequence GTGATCTACGAACTCTCGCTGCTCGCGATCGCCATCTTCGCGGCGTTCGTTGCGCTGACGCTTGGCATCAGCTTCTACCTGGGCCGCAATGCGAACTCTTCGGAGGGCTACTTCGCGGCGCACGGGCAGATCCCCTGGTTCGTGAACGGGGTCGCGTTCGCGGGCGACTACCTCTCGGCGGCGTCGTTCCTGGGCATCTGCGGGATGATCGCCTTCTACGGGTACGACGGTTTCCTCTACTCGATCGGTTACCTGGCCGGTTGGATCGTCGCGCTGTTTGTCGTCGCCGAACCGATGCGTCGGCTCGGCAAATTCACCTTCGCCGACGCGCTCAATTCACGCTTCCAGTCGCGCGGCATCAAGATCGTCGCCGGCGTGAGCACGCTCGCGGTGAGCGTCTTCTACCTCATCCCGCAGATGGTCGGCGCCGGCGTGCTGGTGCAACCTTTGCTGGGGCTTCCGCACTGGGCGGGCGTCGTGCTGGTGGGCGTCGTGGTGATGCTGATCGTCGTGACCGCCGGCATGGTGTCGACCACCTGGGTGCAGTTCCTCAAGGGGACGCTGCTGGTCGTCTTCAGCGCGGTGCTGACCTGGATCGTCCTCAACCGGGGACTCGAAGCAACGGCCACCTCCGCCGACGGGGCCGACGGCTTCCGCGTCCTCGGCCCCCTGCCGGCGTTGGAGAACGAAGGCGATTCGATCGGCGTGCCGGCACGCGACCTGCCCGGCCTCGAGGGCGAGACGGTCCTGCCTCCCGACGGGGGCTGGTCCGGATCGAAGTACGTCCGCACCCGGAACACGACGACCGGCCGCGTCACCGCCTGGCGCTCGCGGACCGACGCCGAGGGGCGTCGCTGGTTCGACGAAGCGCAGGTGGAGACCCGCACCGACGACGGCCGCACGCTCATTGATGGCCTGCCCAAGGGCAAGCAGGAGGGCGAAGCCCAACTCCGCCCGATCGGCAGCATCAGCCGCCTGCCGGACGGCGCCGAGAGGACCGGCCCGCTCGGCCCGCTCGAGTTCTTCCGCACGCTCGGCGACAGCGAGGTCCGGCTCTGGCGTAGCGAGAAAATCGCGGAGGCGGACGGCGGCGTCAGCACCGTCTACTACCCCAAGCCGACCCCCGGCTCCCAAATCCTCCGCCCGGGCGAGCACCCGAAGTTCGCGGGGATCCGCGCCGGCAGCGACGGCGTTAGCAACAAGCAAGGCTGGCTCGGACGGCTCAATTTCTTGTCGCTGATGCTCGCACTGTTTGGCGGCACGGCGTCGCTGCCGCACATCTTGATCCGCTACTACACCGTGAAGGACGAGGCCGCCGCGCGGAAGAGCACGATCGTCGGCATCGCCTGCATCGGGTTCTTCTACGTGCTGACGCTCTACCTCGGTCTCGGCGCGATGACCAGCGGCGCGATGGACCCAACCGACAGCAACATGGCGGCGCCCCTGCTGGCGCGGAGCGTGGGCGAGACGCTCTTCGCAATCATCTCGGCGATCGCCTTCACCACGGTGCTCGGCACCGTGAGCGGGCTGATCCTCGCCTCCGCCGGCGCCGTGACGCACGACCTGATCGACAGCTTCCGCGCCGAGCCGCTCAGCGACGCCAAGAAGGTCGCGGTCGCCAAGGGCGCCTCGGTCGTCGTCGGCGTGGTCGCGGTGGCGCTCGGCATCCTCTTCAAGGGGATGAACGTCAGCTACCTCGTCGGCTGGGCGTTCAGCGTCGCCGCGTCGGCGAACCTGCCATCGCTCGTGATGCTGCTCTTCTGGCCGCGGGTCACCAAGCAGGGGATCATCGCGAGCGTGGCGGTCGGCATGGTCAGCTCGCTCGCCTGGATCCTGCTGTCGGCCGACACGTACTCGAAGGTCTACGGCCTCCCCGCCGCCGACGCACCGATGCCGTTCAGCCAGCCGGGCTTGGTGACGATCCCGCTCGGTTTCTTAACGCTCGTGCTGGTCTCTTTGATGACGGCGCCGCACGAGGAGCCGGTGGCGATCCACGCTCCCGAGGCGGAGTGA